Below is a genomic region from Chloroflexi bacterium ADurb.Bin180.
GACGGTCCGCTGCTTCCGGTTGCCGGGCAATGCCTTCGAGAGCCTTCTCGGCAGCCCGGCCTTCCATCCAGCAAGGGATCACCGAGCCCAGCACTACGCCGATACTGGCGCAGACAATCGTGGTGAGGGTCACCAGAGTCTTTGAATCCATTCAAGAACTCCTTCCATTCGGGATTGGGTCCGATGCGCCCACCGCGGCGCCTACGTAGACTGCCGCGAGTATGGTAAGAATGTAGGCTTGCAAGAGCCCGGTAAGCAGACTCAGACCGATCAAGGGCAAGGGAACGAACAAGGGAACAATGGAAAAGATCACGGCAACGATCATCTCGGCGCTCAGCACGTTGCCAAAGAGCCGCAGCGCCATGGCAAAGGTGCGGCTGAACTGACCGATGATCTCCAGAGGAAGCAGGAACACTGGGTCGGCCAGTCCGCGCAGGTACGCCCCGAGGCCGCGAGCGCGAATGCCATAGTAGTGAACCGAGCCAAAGACGACCAGGGCAAGGGCTGCAGTCGTGTTGATGCTGCGCGTCGGAGCTCGCAGGCCGGGGAATATGCCGGCAGAATTGGCCGCTCCCACGAAAATTGCCAGAGTGGCGAGCAGCGGCAGAAACGGTTCTGCCGGACGACCCATGACCAGACTGGTACTATCGCTGAGGAACTCGATCAAGCTCTCCAGCGCAGCCGGCCACCGGCGCTTGACCAGAGCCACTGCACCGATCACCAGTACGATAATGGCCCACGTCGCGAGCACCGTATCTTCGATGCCGATGCCCCCGAAAGTCCAGACGATGTGGGGAAACACGTCATCCATGTAATCAGTCTCCTAGGCCGCCGCTTTGCGTACCCACCAGGTCCTGGCTACCAGGAATCCCAGTGTAGTCGCTAGAGCCGACGCCAATCCTGAGCGCGCTCCGAGCAAGAGAAAGCCAGCCGTGCCGGCCATTCTGGGTAGGGCGCCGATAATGATGCGGGCAACACCCGGCGAAGGACCGCGGGTGACCAACCGCACTTGTCGCCACAGCAGAGCCCCGTGGGCGGCGCCCGCAGCAAGGCCAACGGCGAGCCCTGACAACACGCTCAGGGCCAGCTCTGCGGCGACCGACACGACTCGTCCTCCTCGTCTTTCTCACACTGCGCGATCCACTCGTCGCGCTGAATCTCCCTGCTCAGCGTCCGGCCAGCGTTGTACAATCCCCCCATCAATCCCAACGCAACCAGGCCCGGTGTGAGCTGGTAACCAACCCCAAGACGGCGCTCCAGCCAATTGCCAAGCAGCCCTCCGGCGGCAATAGGCAGGGCTATGTCCCACCCCAGAGATGTAGCACGCAGCGCATCAGCCCAGGCGGCGCGCCATAGCACCCTGGACCGCCGCTCCGCATCCGTGCCCGGCAACGACGGGGCCGCACCGCCCGGCGAGGATGGGTCCGCAGGCAAGGCGGGCAGACCGGCTCGCTCCTCAGACACAGAAAGCCCTCCTTTCGTCATCACATGGCACATCCGCCATCAGCTGACCTCCCGTGGTGAACACGGTCACCCGCCCCGGGGTGACGCTGACCAATCCCGCCTCCACTCCGAGTCGATGCTCTCCAGAGGCAGTGCCATAGCGGACCAGGCCTGCCGCTGTCTCCGCCACCAGCGGCGCGTGCCCGCGCAGGATGCGCAGCGGGCCCAGGGACGCCGTGGCGACCTCGACCCAATCCACTTCGCGGACGTCAAGAAGGACCTGGGCCGGTGTTTGTACTATCAGCCGCCAGGACGGAAAACCCACTGCCTACGCCCCTCTCGCCTGGAGACGCTCGCCAACGTCCACTACCCGCCTGGCCTTGCCCTCCGCCTCGTCCACTGTGCCGATCATGTAAAAGGCCTGCTCTGGCAGCTCGTCATAGTCGCCGTCCATAATCGCCCTGGCGCCGTATAGCGTTTGCGCCAGCGGCACGAACCGACCCGGAAGACCGGTGAAGGGTTCGGCCACAAAGAACGGCTGAGTCAGGAAGCGCTGTAGTCTGCGGGCGCGCCTGACCAGCAGCTGATCCTCTTCGCCCAGCTCATCCACCCCCAGGATAGCGATGATGTCCTGCAATTCTTCGTAGCGAGCCAGGAGCGATCTGGCCCGTTGCGCCACCTGGTAGTGCTCCTCGCCGATCAGCAGCGGAGTGAGCAGCTTGCTGTTGGACTGAAGGGCATCGACCGCCGGATAAAAGCCCTGGCTTACCCTGCGCCGCGACAGCACCGTGGTGGCGTCGAGGTGTGAAAAGGCGGTCACCACGGCTGGATCGGTGAGGTCGTCAGCCGGCACGTAGATGGCCTGGATCGAGGTAATGCTGCCCCTGCTGGTGGTGGTGATGCGTTCCTGAAGCTGGCCCATCTCGGTGACCAGAGTCGGCTGGTACCCTACCGAGCTGGGCAGACGGCCCAGCAAAGCTGAGACCTCGGCTCCGGCCTGCACGTAGCGATAGGTGTTGTCCATAAAGAGCAATACTTCGCGCCGCTCCTGCTCGCGAAAGTACTCGGCCATAGTCAGAGCGGTGAGTGGAGCACGCAATCGTACCCCGGGAGGCTCGTTCATCGAGCCAAAGACGAGAATGGTGTTGTCAATGACCCCGCTGCGCTTCATCTCCAGCCAGAGCTCGTTGCCCTCGCGGTTGCGCTCGCCCACCCCGGCGAACACGGCGATGCCTCTCTGCTCGCGGATGGTGTGGCGAATGAGCTCGATAATCAGCATGGTCTTGCCCACGCCGGCGCCGCCGAACAGGCCCACCTTGCCGCCGCGGGGGTAAGGCATCAGCAGGTCGATAATCTTGATGCCAGTGGTAAAGATGCCGGTGCCGATCTGCTGCTGGAGGAGAGGCGGCGCATCGGCGTGGATCGGGCGCCGCTCCGCACCCTCCAGCGGCGGGCCGCCGTCGACCGGCTCGCCCAGAACGTTGAACAGCCTGCCCAGCGTCCCGCGGCCGACGGGTACGTGAATGGGGCCACCAGTATCGGTGACGGGCATGCCGCGCCTCATACCCGAAGTGCTGCTCATGGCGATGGCGCGCACCGTGCGCGGGTTGATGTGCTCCTGGACTTCCAGCAGCGTAGAGCCATTATCGCGCTGGACCGACAGGGCGTTGTGGATGGATGGCAGATCGCCCAGAGGGAACTCGGCGTCCACCACAACTCCGGCCACGCGGGCCACAAATCCTGCTGGTTCCAAACAACCTACCTCCCGGAGATTGGCCCGTGTACGGACCAGCAGGCATTCTAGCAGAAGTGGCGAGAAATGACAACTGGCGTCATTATGTCACCACGACTCGGGCGTCTGGAGGCCGGTGGATAGACGCCTGGCTGGCCGCTGACTCAGGCAGCGGTCGTCTGCTCCGAGATGGCTTTCAGTAACGGCAGGACTTGCTCCTCAACGATCGTTTCCCAGGTATAGGCGTGCAGGACGCGCCGGCGCATGCGGTAGGCCGGCTCGCGGGCCATGACTTTGGCGATCAATTCGGCAATCGCCTCTGGCGTGGCGTCGGCGCGAAAGTAGTGCGCCTCATCTCCGCCCGTCTTGATCATCGGCGGCAGGCAACTGCAAAAGATGGGCAGGCGCATCACTCCGGCCTCGAGCAGGGGGATGCCAAAGCCTTCCTCAACGCTGGGGAAGAACAGGGCGTCGGCCAGGGCATAGAGCGAAGCCACCGTCTGGTCATCGGGGACAAAGGGTGAGCCTTCACGGCCCGCCTCGTACAGCAGGTGCGCCGCCTTCTCCAGCCCGAGGGCTTCGCGCATGGCCAGCAGTTCCTTGAGGTACTCGACGTTGGTTGGGCTGTAGGGCCCGGGCGGACCGGTCACCAGCAGCCGGGCATCGATGTGCCGACGGTTACGCAGGACGGCCAGCGTCTGCACCGCCAGGTCGATGTTCTTGCGCCGCGAGATACGCGCGGGAAGCAACAGGATCAGGTCCGCCTCCAACAGGCGATAGTCTTCGAGGATGCGCCGCGCCGTGTCGGTGCGGCAGAGCCAGCGCGCCGGGTCAACACCCGGAGGAATGACCGCTATCTCTGCGCCAGGAATGCCATACAGCTCTGCTAGCTGCTCGCGCCGCGCGTCGGATACCACGACGTTCAGCACGCCTGGCCAGGGCTTTTTGAGCAGCTCCCAGGGATAGCCCTCATGCAGCTCGCCAGCGATGTCGGGTCGCGCCCACGCCAGGTCGTGATGCCAGCCAACTACCCGGCCGCCAAAGGCCTGGCGCTCGACCAGCAACTGGTGCAGCGCTGCGGTAAGGGCCAGGTGGTTGTGGAGCGTGAGCACATTGTGGACCATGAGGATGTCGCCGCCCTGCAGGCTGGGCCAGATCGCTTCGGCGATGCGGTCGCGCAGGTCACGGAACCTTTTGGTCACCTTGCCTTCGTTCAGCTCTCGTCTGACACGGAGGGCGCTGGGCTGAAGGGCATCCAGTTCCTGCACCGGATCGAAAGTCACTGACGGGTGGAACACCGAGCCGCGGCCAGCCAGAACGCGAATGTCATAGCCGTAGCCGGCCAGCAGTCGGCCATGATGGAAGATGGTGCTTTCCACTCCACCCATGACGGGGGGTGCAGTGTAGTGCAAGATGGTGATTCGTGGCCGGTCAATGCTGTCTGGCTTCATTGCTCACACTCCCAGTACGATTCTTGGCTGCACGCCCAAACTCGGGCAGCCACTGCTCTACCTTCTCGACAAGCCGCGCCTGATCCAGCACCAGGCAGGCCGCAGCGAGCCCTTGCATCGCCAGCACCGCCTTGCGGGTGAGCTCGTTCGGTACGGCGACACAGACCATCCCCGCCGCCAGCGCCGCGCCGATGCCGGACGGCGAGTCCTCCAGCACCAGGCACTCTGGCGGCCTCACCTTGAGCCTCGCGGCCAGGCTCAGGTAGATCTCCGGGTCAGGTTTGCCCCGCGAGACCTCGTCGCCGGTCAGCACCACATCAAACCACTCTGTCCAGCCGAGAATGGCCAGAGTGCGCTCCACGTCCCGCCGGAACGACATCGAGCCCAGCGCCGTCTTGAGACCCAGCTCTCGCGCCCTCTTGAGCAGCGCTACTGCACCAGGGAACTGCCTCCGGACCAGTGTGCCAGGCTGCTCGACAATGCGCCGATAGTGCTCGTGCTGCAGCGCCGAATAAGCCTCCCACGGCTCGTCCAGGCCCAGCTCTTTCTGGCGGGCCAGCACCTCGCGTTCAAGCCCAAAGCGAGCGATCAGGTCGACCGCCGTCTCGCGAGTCGGTACGCCGATGAGACGGTTGACCGCGTCGACGATCTCACCTTCTGCCAGTGCGGCACCGTTGACCAGAGCCAACACGGTACGAACGTGGGACTGCGTCTTGAGCGGCTCCGAGTCGATCAACGTGCCGTCAAGGTCGAACAGGCAGGCCTTGATAGGCCCTGGCTGCCTGGTGCCGCACTCGCCTGTTCTCACAGGGCGCCCAGCAAGCGCTTGAGGTTCCCCGGGACGTCCTTGCCCAGGTGAAAGCGAATGGTGTGCCGGCCGCAATCGCGCAGGGCCTGCCAGTCGCCGGCCGCCTGGGCGCTCTTGAGCACGCCAAAACTCATAAAGGAGGCGGACTTGCCCGCGTCGTCCGGAATGGGGGCGTCCTGCGGATCGTCGGCCGTGAGCTGGATGAACCAACCCTGGCCGGCATCGCCCTTGTGCATCTGGCCGGTAGAGTGCAGAAAGCGCGGACCCAAGCCCAGCGTCGTGGCCAGGCGCGTCCTGTCGCGGATGCGCAGCCGCAGCTTGTGCAGGGCGCGTTGCGTGCTGACCTGCGGCGTGAGGTAGGCCTGAATGGCCACATAGGCGCCCGACGGAGCCGACCTGACAAAGGTCGCCAGAGCCTGCTCAGGCGTTCTGCCCTGCACCTCGCCGTAGACGTCCAGGCCGTGAGAGGAAAGCAGCGGGGGTTGAGTGGGCAGCCGCCCAATCCGGCGATAGTCCGCCACCACCTGGCGGGCCAGAACCTTGGCCGCCTCGACGTTGGGCTGATCGAACGGCTGCACCTGCAGCGGGATGGCTGCCACGGCAGTGGCCAGCTCCCAGAGCAGGATCTGCGCCCCCAGGTCGTAGCGGTCTCGCAGCACGAACTCGACCGCCGGGTGGCCCTTGCGTTTGAGTCCGGCCAGCAGCTCCCTGTCGGCTTCATCCAGCCCGGAGCGCGCCAGCCACAGGGCAGCGAAGCAGCGATCCGCCCCGAAGACAGCCGGTCTGGCCGGCAGTTCGCCGACCACAGGGACCACACCACGCCCCTCCTTGCCCAGGCTCTCGGCCACCAGTTGCTCGACCCAATCGCCAAAGCTGGCCAGGGCGGGTGAGGTGAAGACGCTCAGCTTGTCCCTGCCAGCCAGTGCCAGTGTGCCCATCGCCGCCCCGAGCAGCAGGGCCGGGTTGTCCGCCGCCGGGCGTCCGGGACCGAGCTCCTCAGCGGCAGCAACGGCGGACCGGAGCAAACGTTCGATGTCTACGCCGACCAGCGCTGCCGGCACCAGACCAAACAGCGACAGGGCCGAGTAGCGGCCGCCGATGTTGGGATCAGCCAGCAGGATCTGCTGAAAACCAAGGCTCTGGGCCCAGTCGACCAGGCTGCTGCCGGGATCGGTAATGGCCCAGAAATGCTGTCCGGCCCGTTTGGCGCCGAGCTGCTCCACCATCCAGGTGTAATAGTACTTGCCCAGGGAGAGGGTTTCCACTGTCCCCCCGGACTTGGTGGACACGACAAAGAGGGTGCGCTCTGGCTCGAGCCGCGCCTGGCGGCCCAGGACGGCGCCGGGGTCGGTGCTGTCCAGCACGGTGAGGCCGGGGTAGCCGCTGCGCCGCAGAGTGCGGGCGAACATTTCCGGTGCCAGGCTCGAACCGCCCATGCCCAGCAGTACCACCTGAGTGCAGCCGGCTGCCATTGCGCCTTCGGCGAGAGCCTTCAGGCGCGGCACTGCGGGCAGCATACGGTCGGCGATATCCAGCCAGCCCAGCCGGTTGACAATCTCGGCGGGCTCTGGTTTCCAGACCGTGTGATCGCGTTGCCAGATCCGCTGCAGAACCCGCTCTGCCTCCAGCCGCTGGACCCAGTCCCTGACCTGCGCCGCGTATCCTCCAAGGTGGCTCGCAAATTGAATGGTCATTGGTTGCCCTTTCGAAGGCAATTGTGGCGGCCATGGCACCCGGAAGACATCGCCGTCCCGGGCGCTGCCCAATGGTACCCAATTCTACGCCAAATGGCCAATGGCGTCACCCTGACCGCAGTGGCTCCA
It encodes:
- the atpE gene encoding ATP synthase subunit c — protein: MDSKTLVTLTTIVCASIGVVLGSVIPCWMEGRAAEKALEGIARQPEAADRLRATLFIAMALIETGAIYALLVALVLIFANPLLTRFF
- the atpB gene encoding ATP synthase subunit a; this translates as MDDVFPHIVWTFGGIGIEDTVLATWAIIVLVIGAVALVKRRWPAALESLIEFLSDSTSLVMGRPAEPFLPLLATLAIFVGAANSAGIFPGLRAPTRSINTTAALALVVFGSVHYYGIRARGLGAYLRGLADPVFLLPLEIIGQFSRTFAMALRLFGNVLSAEMIVAVIFSIVPLFVPLPLIGLSLLTGLLQAYILTILAAVYVGAAVGASDPIPNGRSS
- a CDS encoding N-ATPase, AtpR subunit; the protein is MSVAAELALSVLSGLAVGLAAGAAHGALLWRQVRLVTRGPSPGVARIIIGALPRMAGTAGFLLLGARSGLASALATTLGFLVARTWWVRKAAA
- a CDS encoding putative F0F1-ATPase (putative F0F1-ATPase subunit (ATPase_gene1)), which encodes MSEERAGLPALPADPSSPGGAAPSLPGTDAERRSRVLWRAAWADALRATSLGWDIALPIAAGGLLGNWLERRLGVGYQLTPGLVALGLMGGLYNAGRTLSREIQRDEWIAQCEKDEEDESCRSPQSWP
- a CDS encoding F0F1 ATP synthase subunit epsilon, yielding MGFPSWRLIVQTPAQVLLDVREVDWVEVATASLGPLRILRGHAPLVAETAAGLVRYGTASGEHRLGVEAGLVSVTPGRVTVFTTGGQLMADVPCDDERRAFCV
- the atpD gene encoding ATP synthase subunit beta, translating into MEPAGFVARVAGVVVDAEFPLGDLPSIHNALSVQRDNGSTLLEVQEHINPRTVRAIAMSSTSGMRRGMPVTDTGGPIHVPVGRGTLGRLFNVLGEPVDGGPPLEGAERRPIHADAPPLLQQQIGTGIFTTGIKIIDLLMPYPRGGKVGLFGGAGVGKTMLIIELIRHTIREQRGIAVFAGVGERNREGNELWLEMKRSGVIDNTILVFGSMNEPPGVRLRAPLTALTMAEYFREQERREVLLFMDNTYRYVQAGAEVSALLGRLPSSVGYQPTLVTEMGQLQERITTTSRGSITSIQAIYVPADDLTDPAVVTAFSHLDATTVLSRRRVSQGFYPAVDALQSNSKLLTPLLIGEEHYQVAQRARSLLARYEELQDIIAILGVDELGEEDQLLVRRARRLQRFLTQPFFVAEPFTGLPGRFVPLAQTLYGARAIMDGDYDELPEQAFYMIGTVDEAEGKARRVVDVGERLQARGA
- the pimB_5 gene encoding GDP-mannose-dependent alpha-(1-6)-phosphatidylinositol monomannoside mannosyltransferase; protein product: MKPDSIDRPRITILHYTAPPVMGGVESTIFHHGRLLAGYGYDIRVLAGRGSVFHPSVTFDPVQELDALQPSALRVRRELNEGKVTKRFRDLRDRIAEAIWPSLQGGDILMVHNVLTLHNHLALTAALHQLLVERQAFGGRVVGWHHDLAWARPDIAGELHEGYPWELLKKPWPGVLNVVVSDARREQLAELYGIPGAEIAVIPPGVDPARWLCRTDTARRILEDYRLLEADLILLLPARISRRKNIDLAVQTLAVLRNRRHIDARLLVTGPPGPYSPTNVEYLKELLAMREALGLEKAAHLLYEAGREGSPFVPDDQTVASLYALADALFFPSVEEGFGIPLLEAGVMRLPIFCSCLPPMIKTGGDEAHYFRADATPEAIAELIAKVMAREPAYRMRRRVLHAYTWETIVEEQVLPLLKAISEQTTAA
- a CDS encoding Phosphorylated carbohydrates phosphatase, producing the protein MRTGECGTRQPGPIKACLFDLDGTLIDSEPLKTQSHVRTVLALVNGAALAEGEIVDAVNRLIGVPTRETAVDLIARFGLEREVLARQKELGLDEPWEAYSALQHEHYRRIVEQPGTLVRRQFPGAVALLKRARELGLKTALGSMSFRRDVERTLAILGWTEWFDVVLTGDEVSRGKPDPEIYLSLAARLKVRPPECLVLEDSPSGIGAALAAGMVCVAVPNELTRKAVLAMQGLAAACLVLDQARLVEKVEQWLPEFGRAAKNRTGSVSNEARQH
- the pgi gene encoding Glucose-6-phosphate isomerase — encoded protein: MTIQFASHLGGYAAQVRDWVQRLEAERVLQRIWQRDHTVWKPEPAEIVNRLGWLDIADRMLPAVPRLKALAEGAMAAGCTQVVLLGMGGSSLAPEMFARTLRRSGYPGLTVLDSTDPGAVLGRQARLEPERTLFVVSTKSGGTVETLSLGKYYYTWMVEQLGAKRAGQHFWAITDPGSSLVDWAQSLGFQQILLADPNIGGRYSALSLFGLVPAALVGVDIERLLRSAVAAAEELGPGRPAADNPALLLGAAMGTLALAGRDKLSVFTSPALASFGDWVEQLVAESLGKEGRGVVPVVGELPARPAVFGADRCFAALWLARSGLDEADRELLAGLKRKGHPAVEFVLRDRYDLGAQILLWELATAVAAIPLQVQPFDQPNVEAAKVLARQVVADYRRIGRLPTQPPLLSSHGLDVYGEVQGRTPEQALATFVRSAPSGAYVAIQAYLTPQVSTQRALHKLRLRIRDRTRLATTLGLGPRFLHSTGQMHKGDAGQGWFIQLTADDPQDAPIPDDAGKSASFMSFGVLKSAQAAGDWQALRDCGRHTIRFHLGKDVPGNLKRLLGAL